From a single Synergistales bacterium genomic region:
- a CDS encoding DctP family TRAP transporter solute-binding subunit, which yields MSWSKKAFVLLLAVAFVCFAGSAMAAPKVLKLAHLNPQQPFENSTGAMAAVFKSMVESSTNGSVEVRIYPAGQLGNERETMEQVKAGVVQSYIASSGGMAPFYPLYGVLDIPFAIPNYAVAWKVLDGPFGDYLAEDIRKKAGYKVLGFAESGGFYQFTNSKRPIETVEDMEGLKMRTMTLPSHQNLMKTYGAGAVPIAWAEIYTALQTGVADGQHNPIPIILIGKLYEVQKYLTLTNHLYGTYCWVMNDDFYKGLSDHEKHMVTVAAQTAIDAGRGLNRIIEASDKGLPRLIEEGMEVNKPSPEAMETFREMGRASAMEFIEENYGEEGLKLAERYLDAIEEAQEEIREDL from the coding sequence ATGTCCTGGTCCAAGAAAGCCTTTGTTCTGCTACTCGCTGTAGCGTTCGTCTGTTTCGCCGGCTCCGCCATGGCGGCGCCCAAGGTGCTCAAACTGGCCCATCTGAATCCCCAGCAGCCCTTCGAGAACTCCACCGGCGCCATGGCCGCCGTCTTCAAGAGCATGGTGGAATCCAGCACCAACGGCAGCGTGGAGGTCAGGATCTACCCCGCCGGCCAGCTGGGCAACGAGCGGGAGACCATGGAACAGGTCAAGGCGGGCGTCGTGCAGAGCTACATCGCCTCCTCCGGCGGGATGGCGCCCTTCTATCCGCTCTACGGCGTGCTTGACATCCCCTTCGCCATCCCCAACTACGCCGTGGCCTGGAAGGTCCTGGACGGTCCCTTCGGCGACTATCTGGCCGAGGACATCCGCAAGAAGGCGGGCTACAAGGTGCTGGGCTTCGCCGAGTCGGGCGGCTTCTACCAGTTCACCAACAGCAAGCGGCCCATCGAGACGGTGGAGGACATGGAAGGCCTGAAGATGCGCACCATGACGCTGCCGTCGCACCAGAACCTGATGAAGACCTACGGCGCCGGGGCCGTGCCCATCGCCTGGGCGGAGATCTACACGGCGCTGCAGACCGGTGTGGCCGACGGGCAGCACAACCCCATCCCCATCATCCTCATCGGCAAGCTCTACGAGGTGCAGAAGTACCTCACCCTCACCAACCACCTTTACGGCACCTACTGCTGGGTCATGAACGACGACTTCTACAAGGGCCTCAGCGACCACGAGAAGCACATGGTGACGGTGGCCGCCCAGACGGCCATCGACGCCGGACGCGGGCTCAACCGGATCATCGAGGCCTCCGACAAGGGGCTGCCCAGGCTCATCGAGGAGGGCATGGAGGTCAACAAGCCCTCGCCGGAGGCCATGGAGACCTTCCGCGAGATGGGCCGCGCCTCGGCCATGGAGTTCATCGAGGAGAACTACGGCGAGGAGGGCCTGAAGCTCGCCGAGCGCTACCTGGACGCCATCGAAGAGGCCCAGGAGGAAATCCGGGAAGACCTGTAG
- a CDS encoding TRAP transporter small permease, translating to MTEQKEKPQRNVGGRGIFALARRLGDGLERGLEIPVLVLSIVMTVTVLMGVFFRYVLHSPLGWTEELSRYVMIWMALTSVALCIWRHEHVGVTMLVKRLPLRLGKAVIFVSNGLVLFFLYILTRYGFAMAEGGKSQIATGLHTTMYWWLMAVPVSGLLCMVMLVCKMVLDIRRRRLEEILMSEEIVDTVKREEGLDF from the coding sequence ATGACAGAACAAAAGGAAAAACCACAGAGGAACGTCGGGGGCCGGGGGATCTTCGCCCTGGCCCGCCGCCTCGGAGACGGCCTGGAACGGGGACTGGAGATTCCGGTCCTCGTTCTTTCCATCGTCATGACCGTGACCGTCCTGATGGGGGTCTTCTTCCGGTATGTGCTCCACTCCCCCCTGGGGTGGACGGAGGAGCTCTCGCGGTATGTGATGATCTGGATGGCCCTCACCTCCGTGGCGCTCTGCATCTGGCGGCACGAGCACGTGGGTGTGACCATGCTGGTCAAGCGCCTGCCCCTGCGGCTGGGCAAGGCGGTGATCTTCGTCTCCAACGGGCTGGTGCTCTTCTTTCTCTATATCCTCACCAGGTACGGCTTCGCCATGGCCGAGGGCGGCAAGTCGCAGATCGCCACGGGGCTCCACACCACCATGTACTGGTGGCTCATGGCGGTGCCGGTGAGCGGGCTCCTCTGCATGGTCATGCTGGTCTGCAAGATGGTCCTCGATATCCGCAGGCGGCGGCTGGAGGAGATCCTCATGTCCGAGGAGATCGTGGACACCGTCAAACGCGAGGAAGGGCTTGATTTCTGA
- a CDS encoding TRAP transporter large permease, producing the protein MTILLTVSLFALIFIGMPVGFVLGVTGLFGLLKMGGAAILTLVPQRYFGGVDMFTLMAMPFFILAGEIMNTTGITHRLVRFSNVLVGHLQGGLAHANIVASIFFAGLTGAAVSDTAAIGSMLIPAMTEEGYDKDFSAAVTASSSIIGPTIPPSNIMVIYGAFMQVSIAGLFMTGLIPGLLLGLSLMIMTARIAKKRNYPVGERRATMKEIAVGFRDALAALLMPLIILGGILSGVFTPTEAAAVAVAYAFFLGFFVYRNLTLRDLPPLFLKMARTTGVVFLVIATASILGWVLTMEQIPEKVAALMLGLTTNKYLIMLMILALLMVVGLFMDIAAALIILGPILHPLAVSLGYNPLHFGIIMVLALNIALMTPPVGACLFVACGISKLTLEQISKAIWPFIVVEFAVLLLVTFIPEIALTLPRLLGLTG; encoded by the coding sequence ATGACGATCCTGCTGACGGTCTCCCTCTTCGCGCTGATCTTCATCGGGATGCCCGTGGGCTTCGTGCTGGGCGTGACGGGGCTCTTCGGCCTCCTCAAGATGGGCGGGGCCGCCATCCTCACCCTGGTCCCCCAGCGCTACTTCGGCGGTGTGGACATGTTCACCCTCATGGCCATGCCCTTCTTCATCCTGGCCGGGGAGATCATGAACACCACGGGGATCACCCACCGGCTGGTGCGCTTCAGCAACGTGCTGGTGGGGCATCTCCAGGGGGGGCTGGCCCACGCCAACATCGTGGCCTCCATCTTTTTCGCCGGCCTCACCGGGGCGGCGGTGAGCGACACGGCGGCCATCGGCTCCATGCTCATCCCCGCCATGACCGAGGAGGGCTACGACAAGGACTTCTCGGCGGCGGTGACGGCCTCGTCGTCGATCATCGGGCCCACCATTCCGCCCTCCAACATCATGGTGATCTACGGGGCCTTCATGCAGGTCTCCATCGCCGGGCTCTTCATGACGGGGCTCATCCCCGGGCTGCTGCTGGGGCTCTCCCTGATGATCATGACGGCCCGGATCGCCAAAAAGCGCAACTACCCGGTGGGCGAGCGGCGGGCCACCATGAAGGAGATTGCCGTGGGCTTCAGGGACGCCCTGGCGGCGCTTCTGATGCCGCTGATCATCCTGGGCGGTATCCTCAGCGGGGTCTTCACCCCCACCGAGGCGGCCGCGGTGGCGGTGGCCTACGCCTTCTTTCTGGGCTTTTTCGTCTACCGCAACCTCACGCTGCGGGATCTGCCGCCGCTCTTTCTCAAGATGGCCCGCACCACAGGGGTGGTCTTTCTGGTGATCGCCACGGCCTCCATCCTGGGCTGGGTGCTCACCATGGAGCAGATCCCCGAGAAGGTGGCCGCACTGATGCTGGGGCTCACCACCAACAAGTACCTCATCATGCTGATGATCCTGGCGCTGCTGATGGTGGTGGGGCTTTTCATGGACATCGCCGCGGCGCTGATCATCCTGGGCCCCATCCTCCACCCCCTGGCGGTGAGCCTGGGCTACAATCCGCTGCACTTTGGGATTATCATGGTGCTGGCGCTGAACATCGCGCTGATGACGCCGCCTGTGGGGGCCTGTCTCTTCGTGGCCTGCGGGATCAGCAAACTGACGCTGGAGCAGATCAGCAAGGCGATCTGGCCGTTCATCGTGGTGGAGTTCGCTGTGCTGCTGCTGGTAACCTTTATTCCCGAGATCGCCCTCACCCTCCCGAGGCTGCTGGGTCTCACCGGGTGA
- a CDS encoding YgeY family selenium metabolism-linked hydrolase produces the protein MQYEAVLEKARAYGPKMNAFLRDMVAIPSEGGGEKQVIDRIAREMREVGFYRVDIDPMGNVLGYMGTGERLIAMDGHVDTVGIGDRNQWDFDPYEGYEDDETIGGRGTSDQEGGMASMVYGAKIMKDLDLLEGYTLLVTGSVMEEPCDGLCWQYIIEEDGIRPEFVVLTEPSAGKICRGHRGRMEIRVTTGGVSCHGSAPERGDNAIYKMAPILTELRALHENLHVDPFLGKGSLAVSEIFFSSPSRCAVADGCSISIDRRLTHGETKETALREIENLPAVKEAGAAVELYSYEEPSYTGLVYPTDAYFPTWVIEEDHPACLSMAEAHRGLFGEPVVERWTFSTNGVSIMGRHGIPCIGYGPGHEDQAHAPNEKTWKEELVKAAALYAVTPRLYLDRYTQ, from the coding sequence GTGCAGTATGAAGCGGTATTGGAGAAGGCGCGGGCCTACGGGCCGAAGATGAACGCCTTCCTGCGCGACATGGTGGCTATCCCCAGCGAGGGCGGCGGGGAGAAACAGGTGATCGACCGGATCGCCCGGGAGATGCGCGAGGTGGGCTTCTACCGGGTGGATATCGATCCCATGGGCAACGTCCTGGGCTACATGGGGACCGGCGAACGGCTGATCGCCATGGACGGTCATGTGGACACCGTAGGGATCGGCGACCGGAATCAGTGGGACTTCGACCCCTACGAGGGCTACGAGGACGACGAGACCATCGGCGGCCGGGGGACCAGCGACCAGGAGGGCGGCATGGCCTCCATGGTCTACGGGGCGAAGATCATGAAGGATCTCGACCTGCTGGAGGGCTACACGCTCCTGGTGACAGGCAGTGTGATGGAGGAGCCCTGCGACGGCCTCTGCTGGCAGTACATCATCGAGGAGGACGGCATCCGGCCGGAGTTCGTGGTGCTCACCGAGCCCTCGGCGGGCAAGATCTGCCGGGGCCACCGCGGACGGATGGAGATCAGGGTGACCACCGGCGGGGTGAGCTGCCACGGCTCGGCTCCGGAGCGGGGCGACAACGCCATCTACAAGATGGCCCCCATCCTCACGGAGCTCCGGGCGCTCCACGAGAACCTCCACGTGGATCCCTTCCTGGGCAAGGGGAGCCTCGCGGTGTCGGAGATCTTTTTCAGCTCCCCCTCGCGCTGCGCCGTGGCCGACGGCTGTTCCATCTCCATCGACCGGCGGCTGACCCACGGCGAGACCAAGGAGACGGCCCTGCGGGAGATCGAGAACCTTCCCGCCGTCAAGGAAGCGGGAGCCGCCGTGGAGCTCTACAGCTACGAGGAGCCCTCCTACACGGGGCTGGTCTATCCCACCGACGCCTACTTCCCGACGTGGGTGATCGAGGAGGACCACCCGGCCTGCCTGAGCATGGCGGAGGCCCACCGGGGGCTCTTCGGCGAGCCGGTGGTGGAGCGCTGGACCTTCTCCACCAACGGGGTCTCCATCATGGGGCGCCACGGCATCCCCTGCATCGGCTACGGCCCGGGCCACGAGGACCAGGCCCACGCACCGAACGAGAAGACCTGGAAGGAGGAGCTTGTCAAGGCGGCGGCGCTCTACGCCGTGACGCCCCGGCTCTACCTGGATCGCTACACCCAGTGA
- a CDS encoding ornithine carbamoyltransferase: MQSIFRGKHFITLQEWSREEIDTLLEVSRDLKKSFAMGEPTPYLPYQTVFLMFFEQSTRTRNSMEAGIAQLGGHGNFLDTSTMQISHGEVAKDTAVILSRFGHGIACRNCFWGIGNVYLRDMARWSTAPVMNLQCDLYHPMQGIADLMTIQEKRPDLRRLKVSVIWAYATSHKKPISVPVTQVLLFPRFGMDVTLAYPEGYDLPAWVIDQAKENARVHGGSVTITHDMEAAYRDADVVFPKNWGSWASSRSDEEMDSLLAQYRGWKCTQEMMDLAADGCLYMHALPADRGNEVEDAVIDGPQSVVYDEAENRLHTAKAVMTLTMGGR, translated from the coding sequence ATGCAGAGCATCTTTCGAGGGAAGCATTTCATTACGCTGCAGGAATGGTCGCGGGAGGAGATCGACACGCTGCTGGAGGTCTCCCGGGACCTGAAAAAGAGCTTCGCCATGGGGGAGCCCACGCCCTATCTGCCCTACCAGACGGTCTTTCTGATGTTCTTCGAGCAGTCCACCAGGACGCGGAACTCCATGGAGGCGGGGATCGCCCAGCTCGGCGGCCACGGCAACTTCCTGGACACCAGCACCATGCAGATCTCCCACGGCGAGGTGGCCAAGGACACGGCGGTGATCCTCTCCCGTTTCGGCCACGGCATCGCCTGCCGGAACTGCTTCTGGGGGATCGGCAATGTCTACCTCCGGGACATGGCCAGATGGTCCACGGCGCCGGTGATGAACCTGCAGTGCGACCTCTACCACCCCATGCAGGGGATCGCCGACCTCATGACCATCCAGGAGAAGCGCCCGGATCTGCGGCGGCTCAAGGTCTCCGTCATCTGGGCCTACGCCACCAGCCACAAGAAGCCCATCTCCGTGCCGGTCACCCAGGTGCTGCTCTTCCCGCGCTTCGGGATGGACGTCACGCTGGCCTACCCCGAGGGCTACGACCTCCCCGCCTGGGTGATCGACCAGGCGAAGGAGAACGCCCGAGTCCACGGCGGCAGTGTGACCATCACCCACGACATGGAGGCGGCCTACCGGGACGCCGACGTGGTCTTCCCCAAGAACTGGGGCAGCTGGGCGAGCAGCAGGAGCGACGAGGAGATGGACAGTCTTCTGGCCCAGTACAGGGGCTGGAAGTGCACGCAGGAGATGATGGACCTCGCCGCCGACGGCTGTCTCTACATGCACGCCCTTCCCGCCGACCGGGGGAACGAGGTGGAGGACGCCGTGATTGACGGGCCCCAGTCGGTTGTGTACGATGAAGCGGAGAACAGATTGCATACAGCGAAGGCAGTGATGACACTGACCATGGGAGGACGGTAG